The Raoultibacter phocaeensis genome contains a region encoding:
- a CDS encoding peptidoglycan D,D-transpeptidase FtsI family protein — protein MGDRRGHTSFGSRRSGSSRNTPRGSGGFPSEALSDGSSRAVWVVLIFALIALVFFGRLIYLQVIKADEYSAKAQEARTANIETSPRRGTIYDRNGYVLATSVEATTIYANPYEVTDPAGEAKQLAEVLGGEAADYKALLTKDDISFVYIKRKAEVDVADQVRELKLDGIYFLADTKREYPYGQIGGQVIGAVNIDGEGLTGLELQYDDILSGTGGKLVVERGRDGTPIPGGVKEETAAVDGQDIIISLDISLQEKVEESLTQGVKDVNGEGGNAIVMDAGTGEIYAAASLPLYDPNDLTTIVDGSETQAKSITQIFEPGSIFKTVSTMAILENNVMTPEDELFCPAVIEADEYKVSDAHERGDETMTLRQILDNSSNVGISLSIEKLGFTPFYEKIVEYNLNELTGVDYPGEGLGYLQPRDQWAKITGYNISFGQGISVTPLQMVRFYGALINDGLEVVPHFLVEKPLSDEKPVYATEDVIDNKEAIPTITSMLETVVSDGTGTGAQIEGYRVAGKTSTAEIAEEGVYKKDVYNLCFTGFLPDSSSQLVCFVGANEVPGGGNVSTVFKDIMAFAIDRYKIMPN, from the coding sequence ATGGGCGACAGGCGGGGGCACACGTCATTCGGCTCGCGCCGATCGGGTTCGAGTCGCAATACGCCGCGCGGATCAGGCGGTTTTCCAAGCGAAGCGCTCAGTGACGGTTCGAGTCGCGCCGTCTGGGTCGTTCTCATCTTCGCTCTCATAGCGCTCGTGTTCTTCGGGCGGCTCATCTATCTCCAAGTCATCAAGGCGGACGAGTACTCGGCCAAAGCGCAGGAGGCTCGTACCGCCAACATCGAAACGTCTCCGCGCCGCGGCACGATCTACGACCGTAACGGTTACGTGCTCGCTACGAGCGTTGAGGCTACGACCATTTACGCGAACCCCTACGAGGTGACCGATCCCGCCGGCGAAGCCAAGCAGCTTGCGGAGGTGCTCGGCGGCGAGGCGGCCGATTACAAGGCCCTTCTCACCAAAGACGACATCTCGTTCGTCTACATAAAGCGCAAAGCCGAAGTCGATGTGGCCGATCAGGTTCGAGAACTCAAACTCGACGGCATCTACTTTTTGGCGGACACGAAGCGCGAATATCCTTACGGCCAGATAGGCGGCCAGGTTATCGGCGCCGTCAACATAGATGGCGAGGGACTTACGGGCCTTGAGCTGCAGTACGACGACATACTTTCCGGTACGGGCGGCAAGCTCGTGGTCGAGCGCGGGCGCGACGGCACGCCCATACCTGGTGGCGTCAAAGAGGAGACCGCTGCGGTTGACGGACAGGACATCATCATCTCGCTCGACATCAGCCTGCAGGAGAAGGTCGAGGAGAGCCTGACCCAAGGTGTTAAGGATGTGAACGGCGAAGGCGGAAACGCGATCGTCATGGATGCCGGAACGGGCGAAATATACGCGGCCGCCTCGCTGCCGCTCTATGATCCGAACGATCTTACTACCATTGTCGACGGATCGGAAACGCAGGCGAAGTCCATCACGCAGATATTCGAACCCGGCTCCATTTTCAAGACGGTGTCTACCATGGCGATCCTCGAGAACAACGTGATGACGCCTGAAGACGAGCTGTTTTGCCCGGCGGTCATCGAGGCCGACGAGTATAAGGTGTCCGACGCCCACGAGCGCGGCGACGAGACGATGACCCTGCGCCAGATCCTCGACAACTCATCGAACGTCGGCATATCGCTTTCTATCGAGAAGCTCGGATTCACGCCGTTCTACGAAAAGATCGTCGAATACAATTTGAACGAACTCACCGGCGTCGACTATCCGGGCGAGGGGCTGGGATATTTGCAGCCGCGCGACCAATGGGCGAAGATCACCGGCTACAACATCAGCTTCGGTCAGGGCATATCGGTGACGCCGCTTCAGATGGTGCGCTTCTACGGCGCGCTCATCAACGACGGCCTCGAAGTGGTGCCCCATTTCCTCGTGGAGAAACCGCTTTCCGATGAGAAGCCCGTGTACGCTACCGAAGACGTCATCGACAACAAGGAAGCCATTCCCACCATCACGAGCATGCTCGAGACGGTCGTGAGCGACGGTACCGGAACCGGCGCGCAGATCGAGGGCTACCGCGTCGCGGGCAAAACTTCAACGGCCGAAATCGCTGAAGAAGGCGTGTACAAGAAGGATGTCTACAACCTGTGCTTTACGGGATTTCTGCCCGACTCGAGTTCTCAATTGGTTTGTTTTGTGGGCGCAAACGAGGTTCCCGGAGGCGGAAACGTCAGCACGGTTTTTAAGGATATAATGGCGTTTGCGATTGACCGCTACAAGATAATGCCGAACTAG
- a CDS encoding UDP-N-acetylmuramoyl-L-alanyl-D-glutamate--2,6-diaminopimelate ligase: MGKTCKELFAGIDCTIIGNENEMVGGIAYRSDRVESSDAFFCIVGLVTDGHSFAQDAIDRGAKVLVVERKVYLADATDVTEVVVADTRKAMALASANFYDHPSNALDLVGITGTNGKTTTTYLVEHIAHVAGKRTGVIGTVGVHIGKKLEKSEHTTPESPDLQRLFARMRDERVDVVSMEVSSHALDLERTWGTKFAVTAFSNLTQDHLDYHKTFEAYFEAKARLFSREYPAKRVICIDDAYGKELLRRCSVAEDSVITTGFDPSAQIKPVEVTYETTRTSVVLDVRGTKYAFDYPLVGKFNVENIMCAFGIGMQLGYPAATIVEALSEAPQIPGRLQRVNGAGEDLGVSVYVDYAHTPDALEKAIASIKALTKGRTIVVFGCGGDRDSSKRPIMGRAALTADFAVVTSDNPRHEDPGAIIADILPGMTAGAERFEVDPDRRSAIARAVHLAHSGDSILIAGKGHEDYQLVGDEVLSFDDRIVAAEELDRAQAQA; the protein is encoded by the coding sequence ATGGGTAAGACTTGCAAAGAGCTGTTCGCAGGAATCGACTGCACCATCATCGGAAACGAAAACGAGATGGTGGGGGGTATCGCGTACCGAAGCGATCGGGTCGAGTCGAGCGACGCGTTTTTCTGCATCGTCGGTCTCGTAACCGACGGGCACTCGTTTGCCCAGGACGCCATCGACCGCGGTGCGAAGGTGCTTGTGGTGGAGCGCAAGGTGTACCTTGCCGATGCAACCGATGTCACCGAAGTGGTAGTGGCCGATACGCGCAAGGCGATGGCGCTCGCCTCCGCGAACTTTTACGACCATCCGTCGAACGCCTTAGACCTTGTGGGTATCACCGGCACAAACGGCAAGACCACGACGACCTATCTCGTCGAGCACATAGCGCACGTTGCAGGCAAGCGCACGGGCGTCATCGGCACGGTGGGCGTGCACATTGGAAAGAAGCTCGAGAAGAGCGAGCATACCACGCCCGAATCGCCCGATCTGCAGCGCCTGTTCGCCCGCATGCGCGACGAGCGCGTCGATGTCGTGTCGATGGAGGTGAGCTCGCACGCGCTCGACCTCGAACGCACGTGGGGCACGAAGTTCGCCGTTACGGCGTTCTCGAACCTCACGCAGGACCACCTCGATTACCATAAGACCTTCGAGGCGTACTTCGAAGCGAAGGCGCGCCTTTTCTCGCGCGAGTATCCCGCCAAACGCGTCATCTGCATCGACGATGCGTACGGCAAGGAGCTTTTGCGCCGCTGCTCGGTCGCCGAAGACAGCGTCATCACGACGGGCTTCGATCCGTCCGCTCAGATAAAGCCCGTCGAGGTCACGTACGAAACCACCCGGACCTCGGTCGTGCTCGACGTGCGCGGAACGAAGTACGCATTCGACTATCCGCTCGTCGGCAAGTTCAACGTTGAAAACATCATGTGTGCCTTCGGGATAGGCATGCAGCTCGGATACCCGGCGGCAACCATCGTGGAGGCGCTTTCCGAGGCGCCGCAGATTCCCGGGCGTCTGCAGCGCGTGAACGGTGCGGGCGAAGACCTCGGTGTCTCGGTGTACGTCGATTACGCCCATACGCCCGATGCACTCGAAAAAGCCATCGCCTCGATCAAGGCGCTCACGAAGGGCCGCACCATCGTCGTGTTCGGATGCGGCGGCGACCGCGATTCGAGCAAGCGCCCCATCATGGGCCGCGCGGCGCTCACGGCCGATTTTGCGGTGGTCACCTCTGACAATCCCCGCCATGAGGATCCAGGGGCCATCATCGCCGACATCCTGCCTGGCATGACCGCGGGAGCCGAGCGCTTCGAGGTTGATCCCGATCGCCGCAGCGCCATCGCGCGTGCGGTGCACCTCGCGCACTCCGGCGATTCGATCCTGATCGCCGGCAAAGGACATGAGGATTACCAGCTGGTCGGTGACGAGGTGCTCTCGTTCGACGACCGCATCGTTGCAGCCGAAGAGCTCGATCGCGCTCAGGCGCAGGCGTAA
- a CDS encoding UDP-N-acetylmuramoyl-tripeptide--D-alanyl-D-alanine ligase, whose product MRLNSKQIAEYTGGSFIVEPIDRSLLACGITWDSREIERGDLYVALPGERTDGHAYVGAALRSGAAVALVQERPDEATCLLAREMGAAIIEVSSTHAAVTDLARAWRGFLRGHIVALTGSTGKTTTKNLVRDVLAASFTVVATAGNQNNELGVPKTLLSADPETEVIVVEMGMRGRGQIAALCDFVKPGMGLITNVGESHIELLGSRENIARAKAELVEALPNGTGAAFLNASDEFTPYICEVAKTKERALQVWLYDGSADGADAAADAYATDVALDDEGRPRFTLHVAGEEAPCALSLRGLHNVQNACAAAAVAAKFGMGASAIARALEQAQPEAGRQHVIRARGGFTVIDDAYNANPDSMRASLAMFSSLAVSGRRVAVLGDMGELGEYAVACHEGIGRAAAAAHLDYLLCVGELAGHIARAAREAGMDADTVLETDSVPGALGELDNLLEAGDAVLVKASHFMGLERVVGGLVN is encoded by the coding sequence ATGCGGTTGAATTCGAAGCAGATTGCAGAATACACCGGCGGCTCGTTTATCGTCGAGCCGATCGATAGGAGCTTGCTCGCGTGCGGCATAACGTGGGATTCGCGCGAGATCGAGCGGGGCGATCTGTACGTCGCACTGCCCGGAGAGCGGACCGACGGCCATGCCTACGTAGGCGCGGCGCTTCGATCCGGGGCTGCCGTCGCGCTCGTGCAGGAGCGTCCCGACGAGGCGACTTGCCTGCTCGCACGCGAGATGGGCGCGGCTATCATCGAGGTCAGCAGCACGCATGCGGCCGTGACCGATCTGGCGCGTGCGTGGCGCGGCTTCTTGCGCGGCCACATCGTCGCGCTCACGGGTTCGACGGGCAAAACCACTACCAAAAACCTCGTACGCGACGTTTTGGCGGCTTCGTTTACGGTCGTTGCGACTGCGGGCAACCAAAACAACGAGCTCGGCGTACCCAAAACGCTTCTTTCCGCCGATCCCGAAACCGAGGTCATCGTCGTAGAGATGGGCATGCGGGGCCGAGGTCAGATCGCAGCGCTCTGCGATTTCGTGAAGCCTGGCATGGGGCTCATCACCAACGTGGGCGAAAGCCACATCGAGCTTCTCGGCAGCCGCGAGAATATCGCTCGTGCGAAAGCCGAGCTCGTAGAGGCGCTCCCGAACGGCACCGGTGCGGCGTTTCTGAACGCGAGCGACGAGTTCACGCCGTATATCTGCGAGGTTGCGAAAACGAAGGAGCGCGCGCTTCAGGTATGGCTCTACGACGGCTCTGCCGACGGTGCGGATGCAGCGGCCGATGCCTATGCGACCGACGTTGCGCTCGACGACGAGGGCCGTCCGCGCTTCACCCTGCACGTAGCGGGAGAAGAGGCGCCGTGCGCGCTTTCCTTGCGGGGTCTTCACAACGTGCAGAACGCCTGTGCTGCTGCGGCGGTGGCAGCCAAGTTCGGCATGGGGGCTTCGGCCATCGCGCGTGCGCTCGAACAGGCCCAGCCCGAGGCGGGCCGTCAGCACGTCATCCGGGCGCGCGGCGGATTCACCGTCATCGACGACGCGTACAACGCCAACCCCGACTCCATGCGCGCATCGCTTGCGATGTTCTCGTCGCTTGCCGTTTCGGGAAGGCGGGTCGCGGTGCTCGGCGATATGGGCGAGCTTGGCGAGTACGCCGTGGCATGCCACGAGGGCATCGGTCGTGCGGCTGCGGCAGCGCACCTCGACTACCTTCTGTGCGTAGGCGAGCTTGCTGGCCACATCGCCCGCGCGGCTCGCGAAGCCGGCATGGATGCAGATACCGTATTGGAAACCGATTCCGTTCCCGGAGCGCTCGGGGAATTGGACAACCTGCTCGAGGCGGGGGACGCGGTGCTGGTCAAGGCATCGCACTTCATGGGGCTCGAGCGCGTTGTCGGGGGGCTTGTGAACTGA
- the mraY gene encoding phospho-N-acetylmuramoyl-pentapeptide-transferase produces the protein MFSIFAQYPTFLVFLAIVLAIVVTIVLMPVWIRFLKSSHIGQQVRADGPESHLVKQGTPTMGGVIMLVAVIAAAVLVGKPTPETYVLLGATVLTGVLGLIDDASKVVKERSLGLTPKAKLIGQFAIASAFCLVAVNLLGIEPTVEIPFIYTFDFGILTTVIPVGDGIAIPWLYLIFVNILLVGMCNAVNLTDGLDGLASGTVMIVMIVMAAIAYRSDLLEPAIFAAALAGACIGFLWFNSHPADIFMGDTGSLALGMALGCLAVVTKTEFISLIIGGLFVAEAVSVMIQVFYYKKTKKRFFLMAPLHHHFEKKGWSETKVVVRFWIISGVLAATGFSIYFAQSLVGVL, from the coding sequence ATGTTTTCTATATTCGCGCAATATCCGACGTTTCTCGTGTTCTTGGCGATCGTGCTCGCCATCGTGGTGACCATCGTTCTCATGCCCGTGTGGATCCGCTTTCTGAAGTCGAGCCACATCGGCCAGCAGGTGAGGGCCGACGGACCCGAAAGCCATCTTGTCAAGCAGGGAACGCCTACCATGGGCGGCGTCATCATGCTCGTGGCCGTCATCGCAGCGGCCGTGCTCGTGGGCAAGCCGACGCCCGAAACCTACGTGCTCTTGGGCGCGACCGTGCTCACGGGCGTGCTCGGGCTCATCGACGATGCGTCGAAAGTGGTCAAGGAGCGCTCGCTCGGCCTCACGCCGAAAGCGAAGCTTATCGGCCAGTTCGCCATCGCTTCTGCCTTCTGCCTCGTCGCGGTGAATCTGCTCGGCATCGAGCCGACGGTCGAGATCCCGTTCATCTACACGTTCGACTTCGGCATACTCACCACGGTCATCCCCGTGGGCGACGGCATTGCGATTCCCTGGCTCTACCTCATCTTCGTGAACATCCTCCTCGTGGGCATGTGCAACGCGGTGAACCTCACCGACGGACTCGACGGGCTCGCTTCGGGCACCGTCATGATCGTCATGATCGTCATGGCCGCCATCGCCTACCGCTCCGATCTGCTCGAACCTGCCATCTTCGCGGCGGCGCTCGCCGGGGCGTGCATCGGCTTTCTCTGGTTCAACTCCCATCCAGCCGACATCTTCATGGGCGATACCGGCTCGCTTGCGCTCGGCATGGCGCTCGGCTGCTTGGCCGTCGTGACAAAGACCGAGTTCATTTCACTCATCATCGGCGGGCTGTTTGTGGCCGAAGCCGTTTCGGTTATGATCCAGGTGTTCTACTACAAAAAGACGAAGAAGCGGTTCTTCCTCATGGCACCGCTCCATCATCATTTCGAGAAGAAGGGGTGGAGCGAGACCAAGGTGGTCGTGCGGTTCTGGATCATCTCGGGCGTGCTCGCCGCAACCGGCTTCTCGATCTACTTCGCCCAGTCGCTTGTGGGGGTGCTCTAG
- the murD gene encoding UDP-N-acetylmuramoyl-L-alanine--D-glutamate ligase — MGASASRDSTKKYAPKQLGRVLVLGLGKSGKAATSYLCALIGDRVESVTVAAGDETADARAFAAQAEISGARVLFDHRTIEERYDLCIVSPGISQFSDFYRSAAAASTEIASEVEFAWRESAAASRWVAVTGTNGKTTTTALIAHILKSAGIDAAAVGNIGDTCLEAVGGKGADIYVAETSSYQLASTTRFAPDVAVVLNITPDHVSWHRTFENYRDAKFKVLENLASCEGALAVLDATDEIVRAKVREFKARAGKADAIAYVPLGAKAGLRANMREVCGSENAAYLDADVLVVELQGRAHRLVRADELLVKGGHNVSNALAAASAALALGVSDEDVCEGLRTFAPLEHRIEPCGTVGGVAVYNDSKATNVDATLHALDAFGAVRPIVLLGGDDKGTELSELVAAAERHCKAVVCFGAAGPRFAEAFSQASIQVLRAPALEGALDAALAEAVPGDVIVLSPACASFDEFTSFEHRGRVFKDLVRKRAMQKGAD; from the coding sequence GTGGGTGCAAGCGCGTCAAGGGATTCCACCAAGAAGTACGCCCCGAAGCAGCTCGGGCGCGTGCTTGTTTTAGGGCTCGGAAAAAGCGGCAAGGCGGCAACGTCGTATCTGTGCGCGCTCATCGGCGACCGCGTTGAAAGCGTGACCGTGGCCGCGGGCGACGAGACCGCCGATGCCCGTGCGTTTGCGGCGCAGGCCGAGATAAGCGGCGCGCGCGTGCTCTTCGACCACCGCACGATCGAAGAGCGCTACGATCTCTGCATCGTCTCGCCCGGCATCTCGCAGTTCTCCGATTTCTACCGATCGGCAGCAGCTGCGAGCACCGAGATCGCAAGCGAGGTCGAGTTCGCCTGGCGCGAGAGCGCGGCCGCTTCGCGCTGGGTCGCCGTAACCGGAACCAACGGGAAGACCACCACGACGGCGCTGATCGCCCATATCCTGAAAAGCGCGGGAATCGATGCGGCGGCCGTGGGCAACATAGGCGATACCTGCCTTGAGGCGGTGGGCGGAAAGGGCGCGGATATCTACGTTGCCGAAACGTCCTCTTACCAACTTGCTTCGACAACGCGTTTCGCGCCCGACGTAGCGGTTGTGCTCAACATCACGCCCGACCACGTAAGCTGGCACCGTACGTTCGAGAATTACCGCGATGCGAAGTTCAAGGTGCTTGAGAACCTCGCCTCGTGCGAAGGTGCGCTCGCCGTGCTCGACGCGACTGACGAGATTGTGCGCGCGAAGGTGCGCGAGTTCAAGGCCCGTGCAGGAAAGGCGGATGCGATCGCTTATGTTCCCCTCGGCGCGAAGGCGGGCCTTCGCGCGAACATGCGCGAGGTGTGCGGCAGCGAGAATGCCGCGTATCTCGACGCCGATGTGCTGGTGGTCGAGCTGCAAGGCCGAGCCCACCGGCTCGTTCGGGCAGACGAGCTGCTCGTCAAAGGCGGCCACAACGTGTCGAACGCCCTCGCAGCGGCAAGCGCCGCGCTCGCACTCGGCGTATCCGACGAGGACGTGTGCGAAGGCCTGCGCACGTTTGCGCCCCTCGAGCACCGCATCGAGCCGTGCGGAACCGTCGGTGGTGTTGCGGTGTACAACGATTCGAAGGCGACGAACGTCGATGCGACGCTCCATGCGCTCGATGCGTTCGGTGCCGTGCGGCCCATCGTGCTTCTCGGCGGCGATGACAAAGGCACCGAGCTTTCCGAGCTGGTGGCGGCGGCCGAGCGGCACTGCAAAGCGGTCGTGTGCTTCGGCGCGGCGGGGCCGCGGTTCGCTGAGGCGTTTTCTCAGGCGAGCATCCAGGTTCTGAGGGCCCCCGCACTCGAAGGCGCGCTCGATGCGGCGCTCGCGGAGGCGGTGCCCGGCGATGTGATCGTGCTCTCTCCGGCGTGCGCTTCGTTCGACGAGTTCACGTCGTTCGAGCATCGGGGCCGGGTCTTCAAAGATCTCGTGCGAAAGCGGGCCATGCAGAAAGGCGCTGATTAG
- a CDS encoding FtsW/RodA/SpoVE family cell cycle protein, which translates to MARRARNTPQTYSNQPAPQSRSAGSVPSHIQGPRILLLLSVFALLLIGLVMVYSAGSIEAISEGDSPASFLVRQLGFAVFGCVGAVFIWKFIPYHVWMGKLLWAAWILAVLLLLLTAVMGTVGLGAQRWLIIGPVRIQPSEFAKIVFVLMMARILFDFRNGELDVRNLFVQVALLIVVPLFIIYRTQSDLGTTIICFVGILTVLWVGEVPLRTILLLVIGGLAFAALASMVGYRQDRFVFLNPWDDGEGGFGNGYQLIHSFYAFSEGGLFGVGLGNSREKFLYLPEAETDFIFSIIGEELGLIGAAAVIALFLLFLYAGIRIAQAAPDNFGTMIAGSITIMVVFQAFLNIGCVLGLLPTTGKPLPFISSGGSSLVACLFMVGLILSVSQHSDVPSVYERRRDDLRVVRSTSPSAPSPSRGSSRGQGAVPRRGSGQTGSRSRSGSSNSRSRR; encoded by the coding sequence ATGGCGCGCAGGGCTCGAAACACACCGCAAACTTACTCAAACCAGCCCGCCCCCCAATCGCGATCGGCCGGTTCGGTGCCCTCCCATATCCAGGGGCCGCGCATCCTTCTGCTCTTGTCCGTGTTCGCGCTGCTGCTCATCGGGCTCGTGATGGTGTATTCCGCCGGGTCGATCGAGGCTATCAGCGAAGGCGATTCACCTGCCTCCTTTCTGGTAAGGCAGCTCGGCTTTGCGGTATTCGGCTGCGTGGGCGCCGTTTTCATCTGGAAGTTCATTCCGTACCACGTGTGGATGGGCAAGCTTCTGTGGGCCGCATGGATTCTTGCGGTGCTGCTTTTGCTGCTTACCGCGGTGATGGGCACCGTCGGGCTCGGCGCGCAGCGATGGCTCATCATCGGGCCCGTGCGCATTCAGCCCTCCGAATTCGCCAAGATCGTGTTCGTGCTCATGATGGCGCGCATTCTGTTCGATTTCCGCAACGGCGAACTCGATGTGAGAAACCTGTTCGTGCAGGTGGCCCTTCTTATCGTCGTGCCGCTTTTCATTATCTACCGCACCCAATCCGATCTTGGCACGACTATCATCTGCTTCGTCGGCATTCTCACCGTGCTCTGGGTTGGGGAGGTGCCGTTGCGCACGATCCTTTTGCTCGTGATCGGCGGCCTCGCGTTTGCGGCGCTCGCCTCGATGGTGGGCTATCGGCAGGATCGTTTCGTGTTCTTGAACCCGTGGGACGACGGCGAAGGGGGCTTCGGCAACGGCTACCAGCTCATCCACTCGTTCTATGCGTTTTCGGAGGGCGGCCTGTTCGGAGTCGGACTCGGCAACTCGCGCGAGAAGTTCCTGTATCTGCCCGAAGCGGAAACCGACTTCATCTTCTCGATCATCGGCGAGGAGCTGGGACTTATCGGTGCGGCTGCGGTCATCGCGCTCTTTCTGCTGTTCCTGTATGCGGGCATTCGCATCGCGCAGGCGGCTCCCGACAATTTCGGTACTATGATCGCAGGCTCCATCACGATTATGGTCGTGTTCCAAGCGTTTCTCAACATCGGGTGCGTGCTCGGACTCTTGCCCACCACGGGAAAGCCCCTTCCGTTCATATCGTCGGGCGGCTCGTCGCTTGTCGCGTGCTTGTTCATGGTGGGCTTGATCCTGTCGGTCTCGCAGCATTCCGACGTGCCGAGCGTGTACGAGCGCAGGCGAGACGATCTGCGCGTGGTGCGTTCGACGTCCCCGAGCGCACCTTCGCCGTCGAGAGGCTCATCCCGAGGCCAGGGAGCGGTACCTCGGCGCGGATCGGGGCAAACGGGATCGCGCAGCAGGTCGGGTTCGTCGAACAGCAGGTCGAGGAGGTAG
- the murG gene encoding undecaprenyldiphospho-muramoylpentapeptide beta-N-acetylglucosaminyltransferase codes for MVIVLSGGGTAGHINPALAVAEVLQERGHTVLFAGTPQGVEARLVREANIPFTAFEAAGFDRSRPASILSAVRKILKSTRDAKRWFFDVKPDVVVGFGGYVSIPVGRAAEIMGIPVVVHEQNSVMGMANKYLAKHAKTVALTYEVAGSAVEDASKIVVTGNPVRSSVLAASRAAGREMLGVPDDALMLLVFGGSLGARHLNSAVVALKEKLLDVENLYVVHVTGPKELEAVEDALALSEEEKKRWLVFGYQDRMGETLAASDAVVSRAGATSLAEISALHLPSLLVPFPFATEDHQTKNAQAYVAGGAAYLVSDDEVEGDGFATLLFSMIEDEAVRERMREASKQFKTKDAASRLADVVIAAV; via the coding sequence ATGGTCATCGTATTATCGGGCGGGGGAACCGCCGGGCATATCAATCCAGCGCTCGCCGTGGCGGAGGTGCTTCAGGAGCGCGGCCACACCGTGCTCTTCGCGGGAACGCCTCAGGGTGTCGAAGCTCGCCTTGTGCGCGAAGCGAACATTCCGTTCACTGCGTTCGAGGCGGCCGGGTTCGATCGCAGCCGACCGGCGAGCATCCTTTCCGCCGTACGCAAAATCCTCAAAAGCACGCGCGACGCCAAGCGTTGGTTTTTTGATGTGAAGCCCGATGTGGTTGTGGGTTTCGGGGGCTACGTTTCCATTCCCGTGGGACGCGCTGCCGAGATCATGGGCATTCCCGTGGTCGTGCACGAGCAGAATTCGGTTATGGGCATGGCGAACAAGTACCTCGCCAAGCACGCGAAAACAGTTGCGCTCACCTACGAGGTGGCGGGTAGCGCCGTCGAAGATGCGTCGAAGATCGTCGTGACCGGAAACCCCGTGCGCTCATCGGTGCTTGCTGCCTCGCGCGCTGCCGGCCGGGAGATGCTCGGCGTGCCCGACGATGCGCTCATGCTGCTCGTGTTCGGCGGAAGCTTGGGCGCGCGTCACCTCAACAGCGCGGTGGTCGCGCTCAAGGAAAAGTTGCTCGACGTCGAGAACCTGTACGTGGTGCACGTAACGGGCCCTAAAGAGCTCGAAGCGGTCGAGGATGCGCTTGCGCTTTCGGAAGAGGAGAAGAAGCGCTGGCTTGTGTTCGGGTATCAGGATCGCATGGGCGAGACGCTTGCTGCGAGCGATGCGGTGGTGTCGCGCGCGGGCGCGACGTCGCTCGCCGAGATATCGGCGCTCCATCTGCCATCTCTGCTCGTTCCGTTCCCGTTCGCCACCGAAGACCATCAGACCAAAAACGCCCAGGCCTACGTTGCGGGCGGTGCAGCGTATCTGGTTTCCGACGACGAGGTCGAGGGCGACGGGTTTGCGACGCTTCTGTTCTCCATGATCGAAGACGAGGCGGTGCGCGAACGCATGCGCGAGGCGTCGAAGCAATTCAAGACGAAGGATGCGGCATCGAGATTGGCAGATGTTGTGATAGCGGCGGTTTAG